The following are encoded in a window of Salinigranum halophilum genomic DNA:
- a CDS encoding ABC transporter permease: protein MRWYVVRRLLWTVVATFIILSVTWGLLAATPNQQAAELQFQVAQSGGSAETAGEAFRRARGLDRPLWERYTTYMQNMVTLNWGWSDSRSQPVTEAIWAALPYTAIYSVPTTVLSILLGLSIGLYSATHQYTKADYAATFFAFFGFAIPNFWFAIILLLVFGVQLGWFPVVFDPDVPFFSLQMARQLVLPVVVLTTGTIAGLMRYSRARTLEFVQADFVKTARAKGASERRILTHHILRPASPPLVTILISDLLGIFIAASYLVEVVFGIPGLGQLSFRAIVAQDTALVLGTVLIGVFIAVVGNLFQDLAYTILDPRIEYGDR, encoded by the coding sequence ATGCGCTGGTACGTCGTCCGACGGCTCCTGTGGACCGTCGTGGCGACGTTCATCATCCTCTCGGTGACGTGGGGCCTGCTCGCGGCCACCCCGAACCAGCAGGCCGCCGAACTCCAGTTTCAGGTCGCCCAGAGCGGGGGAAGCGCTGAGACCGCGGGCGAAGCGTTCCGCCGGGCGAGGGGACTCGACCGACCGCTCTGGGAGCGGTACACCACGTACATGCAGAACATGGTGACGCTCAACTGGGGCTGGTCGGACAGCCGCTCACAGCCAGTGACTGAGGCCATCTGGGCCGCTCTGCCGTACACGGCCATCTACTCTGTACCAACCACCGTCCTCTCCATCCTGCTCGGCCTCTCTATCGGGCTGTACTCGGCGACCCACCAGTACACGAAGGCCGACTACGCGGCGACGTTCTTCGCCTTCTTCGGCTTCGCGATTCCGAACTTCTGGTTCGCCATCATCCTCCTGCTCGTGTTCGGCGTCCAGTTAGGGTGGTTCCCGGTCGTCTTCGACCCCGACGTGCCCTTCTTCTCGCTGCAGATGGCCCGCCAACTCGTGTTACCCGTCGTGGTGCTCACGACCGGGACCATCGCCGGCCTGATGCGCTACTCACGGGCACGAACCCTCGAGTTCGTCCAGGCGGACTTCGTCAAGACCGCACGGGCGAAGGGGGCCAGCGAGCGGCGCATCCTCACACACCACATCCTTCGTCCCGCCTCACCCCCTCTGGTGACCATCCTCATCTCGGACCTCCTGGGCATCTTCATCGCCGCCTCGTACCTCGTGGAGGTCGTCTTCGGGATTCCCGGTCTCGGCCAGTTGTCGTTCCGCGCCATCGTCGCACAGGACACGGCCCTGGTCCTCGGAACCGTGCTCATCGGCGTGTTCATCGCCGTCGTGGGGAACCTGTTCCAGGACCTCGCGTACACCATTCTCGACCCGCGCATCGAATACGGTGACCGCTGA
- a CDS encoding ABC transporter substrate-binding protein encodes MPSGYGGDGDPDALYRPGRRDLLKLLGVGAAAGLAGCSSSGNQSEEAGASATTTARSGGSTTDYVSASSVDASSLNWISIADATSGGFIGLTMDATWVITPEQEIFPLWADISTEDGRVYEVQLRENLRWGAGYGQMTADDWVYMIQEVFQDPDNWSGYPNADDWVRNGEPIPVEKTGDRSFTLSLPEVDPSFPFKPVLWGQNCMPQGILEKYAPSGDVEGLRQDEEVNTLAYTGNLGPYSYERWDRESQFVVTRNDEYYMRELAQNGDLDFAGIDGVDQSFAEAWTEAPTFDRRIVRVIKEESARLGALRNGDVTTAGVPPNKANQFQDLEDVYLNVTPQPFVSVLAYNQRANGWRPFRRKAVRQALGHAVDKQAIAESIYRGYAQVAQTMQPKWTKWYVDDQITNYGVGENYGPEVTRRLLAEALSGTEYSYDGDVLKNGAGEQVTLSLYFDQGQDTERTTAEFIAQEFQKNAGIRVEIRPTSSFIEKFATNSPPEGTEAEWTAGQFNGGPRDVSTSPEPWDMSVNLGFNTYPYTPTSSSAFFQERGGINYYGYVPERDIVGLYEEASRTVDEEERRRLLGQAFGYINEEQPFGFVTMTSAISGYRSEVVGPIEDFASGWDSQTWYFE; translated from the coding sequence ATGCCATCCGGTTACGGAGGCGACGGCGACCCGGACGCGCTCTACCGGCCGGGTCGCAGAGACCTTCTGAAGTTACTGGGCGTGGGGGCGGCCGCGGGCCTCGCGGGCTGTTCGAGCAGCGGGAACCAGAGCGAGGAGGCGGGGGCGTCGGCGACGACGACAGCGCGTTCCGGGGGGTCGACGACCGACTACGTCAGTGCTTCGTCCGTCGACGCCAGTTCGCTCAACTGGATCTCTATCGCCGATGCGACGTCGGGCGGCTTTATCGGCCTCACGATGGACGCCACCTGGGTCATCACCCCCGAACAGGAGATATTCCCACTCTGGGCGGACATCTCCACCGAGGACGGCCGCGTCTACGAGGTCCAGTTGCGGGAGAACCTCCGATGGGGTGCCGGCTACGGCCAGATGACCGCCGACGACTGGGTGTACATGATTCAGGAGGTGTTCCAGGACCCCGACAACTGGTCCGGCTACCCGAACGCCGACGACTGGGTCCGCAACGGCGAACCCATCCCGGTCGAGAAGACCGGTGACCGCTCGTTCACGCTCTCGCTCCCGGAGGTCGACCCGTCGTTCCCGTTCAAACCGGTGCTGTGGGGACAGAACTGCATGCCGCAGGGCATCCTCGAGAAGTACGCCCCCTCGGGGGACGTCGAGGGGTTGCGGCAGGACGAGGAGGTGAACACCCTCGCGTACACGGGCAACCTCGGCCCGTACTCCTACGAGCGGTGGGACCGCGAGTCGCAGTTCGTCGTCACCCGGAACGACGAGTACTACATGCGCGAACTCGCACAGAACGGCGACCTGGACTTCGCTGGCATCGACGGCGTCGACCAGAGCTTCGCCGAGGCGTGGACCGAGGCACCCACCTTCGACCGCCGAATCGTGCGCGTCATCAAAGAGGAGAGCGCCCGCCTCGGAGCCCTCCGCAACGGCGACGTGACGACGGCGGGCGTCCCGCCGAACAAGGCGAACCAGTTTCAGGACCTCGAAGACGTCTACCTCAACGTCACACCCCAGCCGTTCGTCTCCGTGCTGGCGTACAACCAGCGCGCCAACGGGTGGCGACCGTTCCGCCGCAAGGCGGTTCGACAGGCGCTGGGGCACGCCGTCGACAAGCAGGCCATCGCCGAGAGCATCTATCGCGGCTACGCACAGGTCGCTCAGACCATGCAACCGAAGTGGACGAAGTGGTACGTCGACGACCAGATCACGAACTACGGCGTCGGCGAGAACTACGGCCCCGAGGTGACGCGGCGACTGCTCGCGGAGGCGCTCTCGGGCACCGAGTACAGCTACGACGGCGACGTGCTGAAGAACGGGGCGGGCGAGCAGGTGACGCTCTCTCTGTACTTCGATCAGGGGCAGGACACCGAGCGGACGACGGCGGAGTTCATCGCCCAGGAGTTTCAGAAGAACGCAGGCATCCGCGTCGAGATACGGCCCACCTCGTCGTTCATCGAGAAGTTCGCGACCAACTCCCCACCCGAGGGGACCGAAGCCGAGTGGACCGCCGGTCAGTTCAACGGTGGCCCCCGCGACGTCTCGACGAGCCCCGAGCCGTGGGACATGTCGGTGAACCTCGGGTTCAACACCTACCCGTACACACCGACCTCCTCGAGCGCGTTCTTCCAGGAGCGTGGCGGGATCAACTACTACGGCTACGTCCCCGAGCGCGACATCGTCGGCCTGTACGAGGAGGCCTCCCGGACGGTCGACGAGGAGGAACGGAGACGGTTGCTCGGGCAGGCGTTCGGCTACATCAACGAGGAGCAGCCGTTCGGCTTCGTCACCATGACCTCCGCCATCAGCGGCTACCGGTCCGAGGTCGTCGGCCCCATCGAGGACTTCGCCAGCGGGTGGGACAGCCAGACGTGGTACTTCGAGTGA
- the hpt gene encoding hypoxanthine/guanine phosphoribosyltransferase yields MDQLRQSLLDAPIIEKGDYEYFVHPISDGVPMLKPELLREIVIRIIRKAEIEDVDKIVTPAAMGIHISTAVSLMTDIPLVVIRKRQYGLAGEVSLHQTTGYSDSEMYINDVYEGDKVLVLDDVLSTGGTITAILDALSHIGADVVDVVAVIKKAGPNQLDDTDYSVKTLINVTVEDGEVVIVDEFGDG; encoded by the coding sequence ATGGACCAGTTGCGGCAGTCGCTCCTCGACGCACCGATCATCGAGAAAGGCGATTACGAGTACTTCGTCCACCCGATCAGCGACGGCGTCCCGATGCTGAAGCCGGAACTCCTCCGCGAGATCGTCATCCGCATCATCCGAAAGGCCGAGATCGAAGACGTCGACAAGATCGTGACGCCCGCGGCGATGGGCATCCACATCTCCACCGCGGTCTCGCTCATGACCGACATCCCCCTCGTCGTCATCCGAAAGCGCCAGTACGGCCTCGCAGGCGAGGTGTCGCTCCACCAGACGACGGGCTACTCCGACTCGGAGATGTACATCAACGACGTGTACGAGGGCGACAAGGTGCTCGTCCTCGACGACGTGCTCTCCACCGGCGGCACCATCACGGCCATCCTCGACGCGCTGAGCCACATCGGTGCCGACGTCGTCGACGTCGTCGCCGTCATCAAGAAGGCGGGGCCGAACCAGCTCGACGACACCGACTACTCGGTCAAGACCCTCATCAACGTCACCGTCGAGGACGGCGAGGTCGTCATCGTCGACGAGTTCGGCGACGGCTGA
- a CDS encoding HNH endonuclease, whose protein sequence is MNLSDLSLTVGSRFSRSDLEAAFDRGMTGRGIEICYDEDDQRYLRLFSKETGPYADDVTAGQFTYIGEGRTGDQTLTAGNRLLASAKDSPLPIFFFYQSPGDDTWEYQGLVDVVDYRQVHYDPEDRLIFEFTLQRRSEAHERVDAEEHARDLAQPSRVETTRSRVVRNTTTSRQLKQLYGHQCQLCGDVRQRTPEAAYAEAHHLQPLGRPHDGPDVTANLLVLCPNHHADFDYGMVSVDPVHLTVAHAYDHSLSGTKLSVAAAHPLEDEFLDYHNREIADF, encoded by the coding sequence ATGAACCTCTCCGATCTCAGCCTCACTGTCGGCAGTCGGTTCTCTCGGTCTGACCTCGAAGCCGCGTTCGACCGTGGCATGACCGGGCGTGGGATCGAAATCTGCTACGACGAGGACGACCAGCGCTATCTTCGGCTGTTCTCGAAAGAGACTGGACCGTACGCTGACGACGTCACCGCCGGGCAGTTCACGTACATCGGCGAAGGACGGACGGGTGACCAGACACTGACAGCAGGCAACCGTCTCCTCGCGAGTGCGAAAGACAGCCCTCTCCCGATTTTCTTCTTCTACCAATCCCCTGGGGACGATACGTGGGAGTATCAGGGACTCGTCGATGTCGTCGACTATCGGCAGGTACACTACGACCCCGAAGACCGACTCATATTCGAGTTTACACTACAGCGGCGGAGCGAAGCGCACGAACGAGTCGACGCCGAAGAGCACGCTCGGGACCTCGCCCAGCCCAGTCGCGTCGAAACCACACGAAGTCGCGTCGTCCGGAACACGACCACGAGTCGACAGTTGAAGCAACTGTACGGACACCAGTGTCAACTGTGCGGTGACGTTCGACAGCGGACGCCCGAAGCGGCGTATGCCGAGGCTCACCATCTCCAACCGCTCGGCCGTCCGCACGATGGCCCGGACGTCACGGCGAACCTGCTTGTTCTCTGCCCGAACCACCACGCAGATTTCGACTACGGGATGGTCTCAGTCGACCCTGTGCACCTGACCGTCGCTCACGCGTACGACCACTCACTGTCCGGGACGAAACTCAGTGTTGCCGCAGCGCATCCACTCGAAGACGAGTTTCTCGACTACCACAATCGAGAGATCGCCGACTTCTGA
- a CDS encoding transcriptional regulator, with product MTEHTTRQRIADELRADPQTASDLSTRVGVPASTVYDHLQHVARSLDGDEQFLVAPPECRNCGFSAFDDPVNYPSRCPDCRSEGIEEAVFKIEAV from the coding sequence ATGACCGAGCACACGACGCGCCAGCGAATCGCCGACGAACTTCGGGCGGACCCCCAGACGGCGAGCGACCTCTCGACCCGCGTCGGCGTCCCCGCCTCGACGGTGTACGACCACCTCCAGCACGTCGCTCGCTCGCTCGACGGCGACGAGCAGTTCCTCGTCGCCCCGCCGGAGTGTCGCAACTGCGGGTTCAGCGCGTTCGACGACCCCGTCAACTACCCCTCCAGATGCCCCGACTGTCGGAGCGAGGGAATCGAGGAGGCCGTGTTCAAGATCGAGGCGGTGTAG
- a CDS encoding sugar phosphate nucleotidyltransferase, with amino-acid sequence MKAVVLAGGYATRLWPITRHRPKMFLPIGDGTVIDTIFEELEADDRVDEVFVSTNEYFADEFEAFIEESDYEKPTLSVEETVEEDEKFGVVGAMAQLIDRENVDDDLLIVAGDNLISFGLSNFIDYFEEKQSPSLVAYDVGSREKAKSYGLVELDGDKVVNFQEKPEDPNSTLVSIACYVYPQDTLPLFDEYLSNDNNPDEPGWFVQWLQEREDVFAFTFDTAWYDIGTAASYLDAVEGYLEGDNYVNDDAVVENSELGENVHVMAGAHIENSTVDRSVVFPNATIVDSDIRASIVDEEAQVEHLDLTESLVGAYSKLKPE; translated from the coding sequence ATGAAAGCAGTTGTTCTGGCAGGCGGGTACGCGACACGACTCTGGCCCATCACGAGACACCGTCCGAAGATGTTCCTCCCCATCGGCGACGGGACGGTCATCGACACCATCTTCGAGGAACTCGAGGCGGACGACCGCGTCGACGAGGTGTTCGTCAGCACGAACGAGTACTTCGCCGACGAGTTCGAGGCGTTCATCGAAGAGAGCGACTACGAGAAGCCGACCCTCTCCGTCGAGGAGACGGTCGAGGAGGACGAGAAGTTCGGCGTCGTCGGCGCGATGGCGCAGCTCATCGACCGCGAGAACGTCGACGACGACCTGCTCATCGTCGCCGGTGACAACCTCATCAGCTTCGGGCTGTCCAACTTCATCGACTACTTCGAGGAGAAGCAGTCGCCCTCGCTCGTCGCTTACGACGTCGGCTCGCGCGAGAAGGCCAAGTCGTACGGCCTCGTCGAACTCGACGGTGACAAGGTCGTCAACTTCCAGGAGAAGCCCGAAGACCCCAACAGTACGCTCGTCTCCATCGCGTGTTACGTCTACCCGCAGGACACGCTCCCGCTGTTCGACGAGTACCTCTCGAACGACAACAACCCCGACGAGCCCGGCTGGTTCGTCCAGTGGCTCCAAGAGCGCGAGGACGTGTTCGCGTTCACCTTCGACACCGCCTGGTACGACATCGGGACGGCCGCGTCGTACCTCGACGCCGTCGAGGGCTACCTCGAGGGAGACAACTACGTCAACGACGACGCCGTCGTCGAGAACTCCGAACTCGGAGAGAACGTCCACGTGATGGCCGGCGCGCACATCGAGAACTCGACGGTCGACCGCTCGGTCGTGTTCCCGAACGCGACCATCGTCGACTCCGACATCCGCGCGTCCATCGTCGACGAGGAGGCACAGGTCGAACACCTCGACCTGACCGAATCGCTCGTCGGTGCGTACTCGAAGCTGAAGCCCGAGTAG
- a CDS encoding DUF7123 family protein: protein MSAGSASRRKRDRLERYLRRRAEGGEFYFKSKYIADAVGLSTKEIGALLPGLCQSATGFDLEEWGYANATTWRVVPTTE, encoded by the coding sequence GTGAGCGCGGGGTCGGCGTCCCGGCGGAAGCGCGACCGACTCGAACGGTACCTCCGCCGTCGCGCCGAGGGCGGCGAGTTCTACTTCAAGAGCAAGTACATCGCCGACGCGGTCGGCCTCTCGACGAAGGAAATCGGCGCGTTGCTCCCGGGACTCTGTCAGTCGGCGACCGGCTTCGACCTCGAAGAGTGGGGCTACGCGAACGCCACGACGTGGCGGGTCGTCCCGACGACAGAGTGA
- a CDS encoding cytochrome c oxidase subunit 3 has translation MDGTDVATHGEHDAGGGQHQHRSRWPIVAAVGAAALYGGVGLLLGGGSLVPRLPLGALAAVGGVVLAVGLVGWAYEAFVADYWATQVDRSDLYVGGMVLFLISDVATFAAGFVYYAFVRVGPWPPSELPPLVGSLVLVNTLILVVSSATIHRSHGALEAGDRTTFIRWLAVTVGLGVVFVGGQVYEYYEFVTHEAFTLSGGVFASAFYGLTGLHGLHVSLGVVLLGSVLVRALRGQYTDGRDAGVRTVALYWHFVDVVWLFLVVVLYVGAVVG, from the coding sequence ATGGACGGCACCGACGTGGCGACTCACGGCGAGCACGACGCGGGCGGAGGACAGCACCAACACCGGAGTCGCTGGCCCATCGTCGCCGCTGTCGGTGCCGCTGCGCTGTACGGTGGCGTCGGACTCCTGCTCGGTGGGGGGTCGCTCGTCCCTCGACTCCCGCTCGGTGCGCTCGCCGCCGTCGGCGGCGTGGTGCTGGCCGTCGGACTCGTCGGGTGGGCGTACGAGGCGTTCGTAGCCGACTACTGGGCGACGCAGGTCGACCGGTCCGACCTCTACGTCGGTGGGATGGTCCTCTTTCTCATCTCCGACGTGGCGACGTTCGCAGCGGGCTTCGTCTACTACGCTTTCGTCCGCGTCGGACCGTGGCCCCCGAGCGAACTCCCGCCGCTCGTCGGCTCACTCGTCCTCGTCAACACCCTCATCCTCGTCGTGAGCAGCGCCACGATTCACCGCAGCCACGGCGCGCTCGAGGCGGGCGACCGGACGACGTTCATCCGCTGGCTCGCTGTGACCGTCGGCCTCGGTGTGGTCTTCGTCGGGGGACAGGTGTACGAGTATTACGAGTTCGTCACCCACGAGGCGTTCACGCTCTCGGGCGGCGTCTTCGCCTCGGCGTTCTACGGCCTCACGGGTCTGCACGGCCTGCACGTCTCGCTCGGCGTCGTCTTACTCGGGTCTGTGCTCGTCCGGGCGCTCCGCGGTCAGTACACCGACGGGCGCGACGCGGGCGTCCGCACCGTCGCCCTCTACTGGCACTTCGTCGACGTCGTCTGGCTCTTCTTGGTCGTCGTGCTCTACGTCGGCGCTGTCGTCGGCTGA
- a CDS encoding DUF6789 family protein → MNPVVVELVALCVLFAGVAAVWWRARGRGVLSDGGTVQRDAVISEFSRLQNEAVRWLTTTDHKDVGLLYIAFGTVAGLWGGVDAMMMRTELLTPAADIWTPETYNALFTTHGLTMLIFFVAPVFFGIGNYFLPLLLGADDMAFPRVNAIGFWLLPPALLFARAGLFIQVGGQVLNTFVEADAIRFLLTVREVGVGWTLYAPLSIQSPNPQLDLLLLGLHLSGIATTVGAINFIATVFYERGEGVTWAELDIFSWNMLVTSGIALFAFPLLGSAIIMLLLDRNFGTTFFTADGGGAILWQHLFWFWGHPEVYILFLPATGLMSLILPKFVGRKLFGFRAVVYSTLGLSVLSFGVWAHHMFTTGVDPRIRASFMAVSIAIAVPSAIKVFNWLTTMWDGDIRMTAPLILCAGGIGTFIIGGVTGVFLAVIPIDILYHGTYYVVGHFHLIVVGIIPFMMIAASYYWYPLITGRWYDRRLARFQAILLVFGGTVAFMTLLVIGGLGLPRRQAIYPAEYQLAQQIATVGSYVVGISALLWLYNMLASYWTGDQVETTDPWDLKRTNQFTNEWQWFESRMVDKYDVTPHEPETTRPSYAPEAEATSSLTAGAVGSTWQVVASNASFAAIGGFVGTLLMAGGLGTAALVGVFDLAALAELGELVGLPQTPAVGAALFLAGGTVTWPLLFLAFSDYLPGRLLFETGLVFATIISSGFLIAFYSGQSGLALVGYVGFVLVAHWAYGIGLAVTFQFLQAKRRERFWGGG, encoded by the coding sequence ATGAACCCAGTCGTCGTCGAACTGGTCGCGCTCTGTGTGCTCTTCGCCGGCGTGGCAGCCGTCTGGTGGCGCGCACGCGGACGGGGCGTGCTGAGCGACGGCGGCACCGTCCAGCGCGACGCGGTCATCTCCGAGTTCAGTCGGCTCCAAAACGAGGCGGTCCGGTGGCTCACCACGACGGACCACAAGGACGTCGGACTGCTGTACATCGCGTTCGGTACCGTCGCAGGCCTGTGGGGCGGCGTCGACGCCATGATGATGCGGACGGAGCTTCTGACCCCCGCGGCGGACATCTGGACGCCGGAGACGTACAACGCGCTCTTTACGACCCACGGGTTGACGATGCTCATCTTCTTCGTCGCCCCCGTCTTCTTCGGCATCGGGAACTACTTTCTTCCCCTGCTGCTCGGGGCCGACGACATGGCCTTCCCCCGGGTCAACGCCATCGGCTTCTGGCTCCTCCCGCCGGCGTTGCTGTTCGCCCGCGCGGGCCTGTTCATCCAGGTCGGAGGGCAGGTGCTGAACACGTTCGTCGAGGCCGACGCCATCCGCTTTCTCCTCACCGTCCGGGAGGTCGGTGTCGGGTGGACGCTGTACGCGCCCCTCTCGATTCAGTCGCCGAACCCCCAGCTCGACCTGTTGCTCTTGGGCCTGCACCTGAGCGGCATCGCCACCACCGTCGGTGCCATCAACTTCATCGCGACCGTCTTCTACGAGCGGGGCGAGGGCGTCACCTGGGCCGAACTCGACATCTTCTCGTGGAACATGCTCGTGACGAGCGGCATCGCCCTGTTCGCGTTCCCGCTGCTCGGCAGCGCCATCATCATGCTGCTGCTCGACCGGAACTTCGGGACGACGTTCTTCACCGCCGACGGCGGGGGTGCCATCCTCTGGCAACACCTCTTCTGGTTCTGGGGCCACCCCGAGGTGTACATCCTCTTCTTACCGGCGACGGGGCTGATGAGCCTCATCCTCCCCAAGTTCGTCGGGCGGAAGCTGTTCGGGTTCCGCGCTGTCGTCTACTCGACGCTCGGGCTGAGCGTCCTCTCGTTCGGCGTCTGGGCGCACCACATGTTCACCACCGGCGTCGACCCGCGAATCCGCGCGTCGTTCATGGCCGTCTCCATCGCCATCGCCGTGCCCAGTGCCATCAAGGTGTTCAACTGGCTCACGACGATGTGGGACGGCGATATCCGGATGACCGCGCCGCTCATCCTCTGTGCGGGCGGCATCGGCACGTTCATCATCGGCGGCGTCACCGGCGTCTTCCTGGCCGTCATCCCCATCGACATCCTGTACCACGGCACCTACTACGTCGTCGGCCACTTCCACCTCATCGTCGTCGGCATCATCCCGTTCATGATGATCGCCGCGAGCTACTACTGGTATCCGCTCATCACCGGACGATGGTACGACCGTCGCCTCGCGCGTTTTCAGGCCATCCTCCTCGTGTTCGGCGGGACCGTCGCGTTCATGACGCTCCTCGTCATCGGCGGCCTCGGCCTCCCGCGCCGGCAGGCGATCTACCCGGCCGAGTACCAACTCGCCCAGCAGATCGCGACGGTGGGCTCGTACGTCGTCGGCATCAGCGCTCTCCTGTGGCTCTACAACATGCTCGCGTCGTACTGGACCGGCGACCAGGTGGAGACGACGGACCCCTGGGACCTCAAGCGGACGAACCAGTTCACCAACGAGTGGCAGTGGTTCGAGTCACGGATGGTCGATAAGTACGACGTGACGCCGCACGAACCGGAGACGACCCGGCCTTCGTACGCCCCCGAGGCGGAGGCGACCAGTTCGCTCACCGCCGGGGCCGTGGGCTCGACGTGGCAGGTCGTGGCGTCGAACGCGTCCTTCGCGGCCATCGGCGGCTTCGTCGGGACCCTCCTCATGGCCGGCGGACTCGGCACCGCGGCGCTCGTCGGCGTCTTCGACCTCGCCGCGCTCGCCGAACTCGGCGAACTCGTCGGCCTCCCACAGACCCCCGCGGTCGGGGCGGCGCTCTTCTTGGCCGGCGGGACCGTCACGTGGCCGCTCCTGTTCCTCGCGTTCTCCGACTACCTCCCCGGGCGGCTGCTGTTCGAGACCGGGCTGGTGTTCGCGACCATCATCTCGTCGGGCTTCCTCATCGCCTTCTACTCGGGACAGTCGGGGCTGGCGCTCGTCGGCTACGTCGGGTTCGTCCTCGTCGCCCACTGGGCGTACGGCATCGGTCTGGCCGTGACGTTCCAGTTCCTCCAGGCGAAGCGCCGTGAGCGCTTCTGGGGAGGGGGCTGA
- the coxB gene encoding cytochrome c oxidase subunit II: MGRVRVTRVAQFVVVALGIALIAGLLASPAAAQSVNRNAIDDLNEQLLYVALPLVLFVEVTLVYALYRFRNNENPKPTAKDSALEITWTAATGVILLFVGISAFFVLANPYISPAAASQPAAETAGDPVEIEVVAYQWGWEFRYQGENVTTQKQLVLPVDRDVRVSLTTRDVIHSFYVPQLGLKQDVIPGQTTELRTRATETGEYTLYCAELCGVGHTRMHGTVVVLSQDDYSAWLDDQRTDT, from the coding sequence ATGGGTCGCGTTCGTGTCACGCGGGTTGCACAGTTCGTCGTCGTCGCGCTCGGCATCGCGCTGATTGCGGGACTCCTCGCGAGCCCGGCCGCCGCGCAGTCGGTCAACCGGAACGCGATCGACGACCTCAACGAGCAGTTGCTCTACGTCGCGCTCCCCCTGGTGCTGTTCGTCGAGGTCACGCTCGTCTACGCCCTCTACCGGTTCCGGAACAACGAGAACCCGAAACCGACGGCGAAGGACTCCGCGCTCGAGATCACGTGGACGGCCGCGACGGGCGTCATCTTGTTGTTCGTCGGCATCTCGGCGTTCTTCGTGCTCGCGAACCCCTACATCTCCCCGGCCGCCGCCAGCCAACCGGCCGCCGAGACGGCCGGGGACCCGGTCGAGATCGAGGTCGTCGCCTACCAGTGGGGCTGGGAGTTCCGCTATCAGGGTGAGAACGTCACCACGCAGAAACAGCTGGTGCTCCCGGTGGACCGCGACGTGCGCGTCTCACTCACGACGCGCGACGTCATCCACTCGTTCTACGTCCCTCAGTTGGGGCTGAAACAGGACGTCATCCCCGGCCAGACGACGGAACTGCGGACGCGAGCGACGGAGACTGGCGAGTACACGCTGTACTGTGCGGAGCTCTGTGGAGTCGGCCACACGCGGATGCACGGGACCGTCGTCGTGCTGTCGCAGGACGACTATTCGGCGTGGCTCGACGACCAGCGGACCGACACCTGA
- a CDS encoding diphthine--ammonia ligase, translated as MTDDWVSLFSGGKDSSWALYRALEAGLNVTRLLTVHPGEDSGSYMYHVPETKLASLAAESIGIDLVEVDPGNFEATDATDSAAQGDREVEPLETALRELREEVDLVGVTAGAIESEFQTSRIRAMCDRLGVDLFAPLWQRDPEELAQEMLDARFEILIVQVAAHGLDESWLGRTLDAEAVDELRALNEEYGVHVLGEGGEFETLVTDGPHMSRPIELTYETEWSGTRGRIRVTDAHLG; from the coding sequence ATGACGGACGACTGGGTCAGTCTCTTCTCCGGCGGTAAGGACTCCTCGTGGGCGCTGTACCGAGCGCTCGAAGCGGGGTTGAACGTCACGCGACTCCTCACGGTCCACCCGGGTGAGGACTCGGGGTCGTACATGTACCACGTGCCCGAGACGAAGCTGGCGAGCCTGGCGGCCGAGAGCATCGGAATCGACCTCGTCGAGGTCGACCCCGGGAACTTCGAAGCGACGGACGCGACCGACTCGGCCGCCCAGGGCGACAGAGAGGTCGAACCCCTCGAAACCGCCCTCCGAGAGCTTCGGGAGGAGGTCGACCTCGTCGGCGTCACCGCCGGGGCCATCGAGAGTGAGTTCCAGACGTCGCGCATCCGAGCGATGTGTGACCGCCTCGGCGTCGACCTGTTCGCCCCCCTCTGGCAGCGCGACCCCGAGGAGTTGGCGCAGGAGATGCTCGACGCCAGGTTCGAGATACTCATCGTGCAGGTCGCCGCCCACGGCCTCGACGAATCGTGGCTCGGGCGGACGCTCGACGCCGAGGCCGTCGACGAACTCCGCGCGCTCAACGAGGAGTACGGCGTCCACGTCCTCGGCGAGGGCGGCGAGTTCGAGACGCTCGTCACCGACGGCCCACACATGTCTCGGCCCATCGAGTTGACGTACGAGACGGAGTGGAGCGGGACGCGCGGGCGGATCCGCGTGACCGACGCGCATCTCGGCTGA